The following is a genomic window from Rhodoferax sp. PAMC 29310.
GCCTAGTGCGGCGAAAGCGGTACCGTAGACCGTGTGTGCATGGCACATCGCAATGATGTCTGGGTGCGCCTCATGCACCGCCGCGTGCAGTACGAAACCAGCGCGGTTGATCGCGTGACTGCCCTCCACGACGCGGCCCTTGTGGTCGGCCAGGATGAGGTTAGACACCTTGACCTGGGCAAAATGAACACACATTGGGTTGGTCCAGTAGAGTTCGGGATGCTCGGGGTCTCGGATGGTGAGGTGGCCAGCGAAGCCGTAGTCGAAGCGTTCCAGAGCAAAGGCGCGGCACGCGGCCACCAGCCGCTGCTTGAGATGCAGGCGTTCTGCCTCGAAGTTGTCGAATTCAGGTATTTCGGGGTAAATCAGTCCCGGTTGTTCGGGCTGGTAGATCGAGATCTTCTTGACCTTGTTGAGCATAGTGTTCTCCGGTGAGGTTCAGGTGGATTTTTTAGAGGTCGAGCACGAGGAGCGGGCTGGTAGCACGTGAGACGCAAACTGTGAGACAGCGCGTTTTTTCTTCGTCGGTGAGGATGTAGTCGTTGTGTTC
Proteins encoded in this region:
- a CDS encoding class II aldolase/adducin family protein, whose translation is MLNKVKKISIYQPEQPGLIYPEIPEFDNFEAERLHLKQRLVAACRAFALERFDYGFAGHLTIRDPEHPELYWTNPMCVHFAQVKVSNLILADHKGRVVEGSHAINRAGFVLHAAVHEAHPDIIAMCHAHTVYGTAFAALGRALEPISQDAAAFFEDHVVIKDEAGQVAVEESAGMAVCDWFKGVKAAIHQNHGLLTASRHSIEAAAFWFIALERCCRQQLMVEASGHKPVLVTPERSRYSRDHVGSEYIGWLHFQPIYEHLALSQPDMFN